Below is a window of Streptomyces genisteinicus DNA.
TCCGCGTACCTCCCGAAGGCCGGGGCAGTGGCCCCCTGCGGGCAGCCCGGGGATCGTCCGGGATCACGTCGTGAGCGGGACATCTCACCATGTGACAAAGAACGGGCGATTCCGGGCTGCTCGATAGACTGAGCCGACCGCAGTCGCTGACTGCAGAAGACCGAGCGAGGAGCGCACGTGGGCCTTGTCGTGCAGAAGTACGGAGGCTCCTCCGTCGCCGATGCCGAGGGCATCAAGCGTGTCGCCAAGCGAATCGTCGATGCCAAGAAGAACGGCCACCAGGTGGTCGTCGTGGTTTCGGCGATGGGCGACACGACGGATGAGCTGATCGATCTCGCCGAGCAGGTATCCCCGATCCCTGCCGGCCGGGAATTCGACATGCTGCTGACCGCCGGAGAGCGGATCTCCATGGCCCTGCTGGCCATGGCGATCAAAAACCTGGGCCACGAGGCCCAGTCGTTCACCGGCAGCCAGGCAGGCGTCATCACCGACTCGGTCCACAACAAAGCGCGCATCATCGATGTGACGCCGGGCCGGATCCGTACGGCGCTCGACGAGGGCAACATCGCCATCGTCGCCGGTTTCCAGGGTGTGTCCCAGGACAAGAAGGACATCACCACGCTCGGCCGCGGCGGGTCGGACACCACCGCCGTCGCGCTCGCGGCGGCGCTGGACGCCGAGGTCTGCGAGATCTACACCGACGTCGACGGCGTCTTCACCGCCGACCCCCGGGTCGTGAAGAAGGCGAAGAAGATCGACTGGATCTCCTCCGAGGACATGCTGGAGCTCGCCGCCTCCGGCTCCAAGGTGCTGCTGCACCGGTGCGTCGAGTACGCACGCCGTTACAACATCCCGATCCACGTCCGGTCCTCGTTCTCGGGGCTCCGCGGCACGTGGGTCAGCAACGAACCGCGAGGGGATCAGAAGGTGGAGCACGCCATCATCTCCGGAGTCGCCCACGACGTCTCCGAGGCCAAGGTCACCGTCGTCGGCGTGCCGGACAAGCCGGGCGAGGCCGCGGCCATCTTCCGCACCATCGCCGATGCCGAGATCAACATCGACATGGTCGTGCAGAACGTCTCGGCGGCCACCACGGCCCTGACCGACATCTCCTTCACGCTCCCCAAGACCGACGGCGCCAAGGCGATGTCGGCCCTGGAGAAGCAGAAGGCCGCCATCGGCTTCGACTCGCTGCGCTACGACGACCAGATCGGCAAGATCTCCCTGGTCGGCGCGGGCATGAAGACCAACCCCGGTGTGACCGCGTCCTTCTTCGAGGCGCTGTCCGACGCCGGCGTGAACATCGAGCTGATCTCCACCTCGGAGATCCGCATCTCGGTGGTCACCCGGGCCGACGACGTCAACGAGGCGGTGCGCGCCGTGCACACCGCGTTCGGTCTCGACTCCGACTCCGACGAAGCGGTCGTCTACGGCGGCACCGGGCGATGACCCGCCCGCGGGGAGGCGTACGGCGATGAGCGTGCGCCCCGCCCCGGGCACGCCCAAGCCGGGGCTCGCGGTCGTGGGAGCGACCGGGGCCGTCGGCGCGGTCATGCTCCGGATCCTGTCGCAGCACGCGGACGTCTGGGGCGAGATCCGACTCGTCGCCTCCCCGCGCTCGGCCGGCCGCAAGCTGGCCGTCCGCGGGGAGGAGTGCGAGGTCGTGGCGCTCACCGAGGACGTCTTCGACGGCATCGGCGTGGCGCTGTTCCTGGTGCCGGCCGAGGTCTCCGCCCGCTGGGCGCCGGTCGCCGTCGCCAAGGGGGCGGCCGTCGTCGACAGCTCCGCGGCCTTCCGGGCCGACCCCGACGTGCCGCTCGCCGTCCCCGAGATCAACCCTCATGCCGTGCGGCTGCGCCCGCGCGGCATCGTCGCGAGCCCGCACGACACCACGCTGACCCTGCTCCCCGCGGTGGGCGCGCTCCACGCCGAGTTCGGGCTGTGCGATCTGGTGGTCTCCTCGTACCAGGCGGCCAGCGGCGCGGGCCGGGACGCGGTGGGCGCGCTGCGTGCCCAGCTGTCCCTCGTCGCCGGCACCGAACTGGGCGTCGCCCCCGGCGACGTGCGCCGGGCCGTGGGGGAGGGCCTCGGGCCCTTCGACGCCCCGCTCGCCCTGAACGTCGTCCCGTGGACCGGCGCCGCGCCGCTGGGCGGCGGCTGGTCGTCGGACGAGCTGGCGCTGCGCTCCGAGACCCGCAAGATCCTCGGGCTGCCCGGGCTGAGGGTGGCGGCCACCTGCGTACGGGTCCCCGTCCTGACCGGGCACTCCCTCGCCGTCCACGCGCGCTTCGAGCGCGAGGTCACCGTGGAACGGGCCCACGAGATCCTGGCGACCTCGCCCGGCGTCGTGCTCTGCGACGATCCGGAAGCGGGGGACTTCCCCACGCCCGCCGACGTGGTGGGCACCGATCCGACCTGGGTCGGGCGGGTGCGGCGCGCTCCCGACGACCCCACCGCGCTCGACCTCTTCCTCTGCGGTGACAACCTGCGCAAGGGCGCGGCGCTCAACTCGGCCCAGATCGCGGAGATGATCGCGGCCGAGCCCCGCGGCTGAGCCCCGGGGCCGAGGCACTTGGCTGAGCCCGCGGGCCGGCGCTCACGCAGGAGCCGGGCACCGGTCCCGCTGTCCCCGTTCCGCCGCCCCGGTCCCGCCGTTCCGGCCTCCGGAGCGGGCCCGTTCCCGCTCGGGGGCGTCCCGGCGGGGGCTCCGTCCTTAATCCGGAGCCGGGTGTCCGTGGAACTTTGTAGGATCTGTGGACGCCCTGTGATCGAGATGATGGTCTGAACCACTTGAACTGGGGCGTCCGAGTGTTCGATTATTCGCTTCCCCCCTTGCTGCAACCGGCAGTTGGGCGGGACGCGTCTTTGCGGACGCCTCGCTGCGGTGCGGTGACATTGGGGCATTGGGGAAGATCGGGTGCGCATGACGGCATGGGGTGGATCGCCAAAAGCGGTGGCCTGCGCGTACAACCCTGACGGGGGGAAGCGTGTCCAACAGGCGTGGCAGAGGTTCTCGACATCGCAAGGGTGGTCCCGATCGGCGGCGCAGTGCGCCCGATCCGCAGACCCCGCCCGTCCGGCGGCATGCCGGTGATCGCACCCGTCCCGGCGCCGCAGACCACGCGCCTGCCCGCACAGCGGCAGGGCTCTGACGACGTCATGGCAGCCGGCACCACCGTCGACCACCTCACCGAGACCTACCGCGCCCACTACCGGTCGCTGCTGGGCCTCGCCGCTCTGCTCCTGGACGACACCGCCTCCTGCGAGGACGTCGTGCAGGAAGCCTTCATCCGGGTGCACTCGGCGCGCAGCCGCGTGCGGGAGCCCGAGAAGACCCTCGCCTACCTCCGCCAGACCGTGGTCAACCTCTCCCGGTCGGCGCTGCGGCGACGGATCCTCGGACTCAAGCTGCTCTCCAAGCCGATGCCCGACATGGCGAGCGCCGAGGAAGGCGCCTACGACCAGCTGGAGCGCGACGCCCTGATCAAGGCGATGCGCGGACTCCAGCGGCGGCAGCGGGAGGTGCTGGTCCTGCGGTACTTCGCCGACATGACCGAGGCGCAGGTGGCCGAGACGCTGGGCATATCGCTCGGCTCGGTGAAGGCGTACGGTTCGCGGGGCATCGCCGCACTGCGCGTCGCCATGGAGGCGACGGTATGAGCCGGCCGAGCGGGCAGGAACGCGGGTCCGGCGGGCACCGCCCGGACCGGCCGTCGAACGATCTGACGGGGAACGGAACAGTGGGAAACGGGCCGGAACGAGCAGAGAGCGGCCACGGCAAGGACGATCCGGACGGCCCCGGCGCGACCGGCGCCGACACGGCGCCGGATGCCACCGGCGCCCGTCCCGGTGGTCCGCGGGACGCGGACCTCACGGTGCTCCCGGGACTCGGGTCCCTCGGCGGTGACGAGGAGGCCCTGCGCCGGATGCTCCAGGGCGTGGTGGGCGACCTCGCGCCCTCCGAGGGCGCGCTGGACCACCTGCGCCGGGCGGTGCCCGCCCGGCGGGCACGCAAGCGCCAGGCGCTCGTCGGTGCGGCCGCCGCGGTCCTGCTGGTCGGCACCGCGGTGCCCGCCTTCGTCCACGTCGCGAACTCCGGCTCCGCGGACAGCGCCAACCCGGTCAACGCAGGGCACGGCCAGCAGTCGCAGGGCGGCGCAGGCAACGAGCCCGGCGCCACCGGGGGCGACCGCGACCCGCTGAACCCGCCCGCCGACGGCGGACCCGGCAGGGCCGGGCAGGGCGACGCCAGCGCCTCGCCGGGCGACGGATCGAGCGAGGGCGCCGCGGACGGCACCTCGGGCGAGCCCGAGAAGCCGGGCGCCGCCGGAGTCATGCCGGGGGCCTGCACCGCGTCCCAGCTCGGTGTCGCCTCCGCCGGGACGGGCGTGCCCGACGCCGACGGCAAGGTCTACGGCACCTTCCGCATCGCCAACGTCTCCTCCTCCGACTGCGTGGTCAGCGGAGCGGGCTCGGTCTCCCTCCTCGCGCTGGGCGCCGCCGACCAGGCCCGCGTCGGCGTGGTGTCCCACACCTCGGGCGATCCGGCCGGGGGTCTGCCGGACCCCTCGGCCGAGGTCGCGACCGTCATCCTGAAGCCGTCCTCGGCGTACGAGGTGAAGTTCGCCTGGATCCCCTCGGCCGGCTGTCCCACCGCGGGCGCCTCGCCCGACCCGTCGCCCTCGGACGGCGGCAGCGGCGGGCCCGGCGGTGCCGGCGGCGGCACGGCCGGTACCGGCAGCGGAGGCACCGACACCGGCACCACCGACGGCGTCCAGACGCAGATGGTCACCGAGGACGGCGTCAGGGACGGCAGCGTCGTGGTGTCTCACGTGGCCGAGGCGGGGGGTCCGAGCGCCCAGACGACGATCGGCAACGCCTGCTCGGGAACCGTCTACCGGACCGGCCTCCTCCCGGGCGCCTGAGCTCAGGCGCCCGGCCGGGCTCCGGCCAGCCGGCGGGACCCCGGGCCCGGAGCGCCCCGTCGGTGCGCCTGCGGGGCGGGGCGGCCGCGCACGTCGGCCGGTGAGCGCCGGGACCGGTGCCGGGTGGCGCGTGCGGACGGCGGTGCCGGTCCCTTCCGGGGATGGAGAACCCGGTCTGCTTCAGGGACGCAGGAGCCGGTGCGCGACGGGCTCCGGCGGGCGCTCGTGCCGGAGCGCGGCTCCGGTGGGCGCGGCCGCGTCGGGTCAGGACATGTCCGGGTCGAGCCCGAGTGCCCGGTCCCGTACGGCCTCCGCCTCGCGCCGCATCAGCCGGAACCACATGAACAGGACGAAGCCGGCGAAGACGAACCACTCTCCGGTGTACCCGAGGTTCTGGAACGCCTTCAGATCCAGACCGCTGTTCTCCGGGGCCGCCGCCGGGACCGGGGCCAGTCCGCCGTCCGCCTCGGTCAGCGTGACCCACGCGTCGTACACGTCGTCCGGAACCAGGTTCACCAGAGACGCGGCGCTGATGATGCCCAGCTGCCCGGCCGGCAGGCCCCCCGCGGTGTGGGCGCCGTCCGTCCCGGAGCTCTCGGACGCCTGGAGCGCGCCGGTCACCGTCACGGAGCCCGCCGGGGCCTCCGGCGCCGTGCCGCCCTGAGGGAGCCATCCCCGGACCACGGGGAGCGTCTTGCCGCCGTCCGTCCGCAGGAGCGTCAGGACGTACGACCCGGGCTTCCCGTCCAGCTTGCGCCCCGGGACGATGAACTGGTCGCCGTAGCGGCCGGAGGCGATGGCCTGGCGGCCCGACGTCTCCGTGTCCACCGGCAGCAGCTCGCCGAGCGGCGCCGCCTTCTCCTGCCCGGGGTCGGGGCGCTGCTCCGCCTCCCGGTGACTGTCGACCCGGTCCTCGAACCTGCCCAGCTGCCACGACCCCATGAAGATGCAGAAGGGGATCGCCACCAGGACGAAGACGTTGATCCCCCACCAGCGGGGCGTCAGCAGGAATCGGTACACCCCCTTACGGTACGGAACCCGCCCGGCGGCCCGTGTCCCGGGGCCCGTCCGGACACGGCCGCGGTCCTGCGGCCGTGCCCGGGCGCCCGCCGTCCGCGGCGCCCGGGCGACGGAGGAACCGTCCTCAGGCCCCGGCCCGCTCCGGGGCGACGCCGTCCGCCACGTCCACGGCCGCGGACGGCGGTGCGTCCGCCGGGCCGGGTGTCCCGGGAGCCGCCAGGTACCTCTCGGCGAAGGCGATCTCCATCCGGACCTGCTTGATGCGCTCCTCGACCACGAGCGAGCCGTGACCCGCGTCGTACCGGTAGACCTCGTGGACCGCGCCCCGGGCCACCAGGCGGTCGACGAAGTTCTCGATCTGGCGGATCGGGCACCTCGGGTCGTTGACACCGGCCGAGATGTAGACCGGGGCCTCGACGGCGTCGACGTACGTCAGCGGGGACGAGGCCGCGAAGCGCTCCGGCACCTCCTCGGGGGTGCCGCCGAGAAGGGTGCGGTCGAGAGCCTTCAGTGCCTCCATCTCGTCGTGGTACGCCGTGACGTAGTCCGCGACCGGCACCGCGGCGAGGCCGACCGCCCAGGCGTCCGGCTGGGTGCCGAGCCCGAGCAGCGTCAGGTAGCCGCCCCAGGAGCCGCCTGCCAGAACCAGCTTCGCCGGGTCGGCGAGACCGGAGCCGACCGCCCACTCCCGCACCGCGGCGATGTCCTCCAGCTCGATCAGCCCCACCCGGTGCTTGAGGGCGTCCGTCCACTCGCGCCCGTATCCCGTGGAGCCCCGGTAGTTGACCCGGACCACGGCGTAACCGTGGTCCACCCAGGCCGCCGGGCCGGCGGTGAAGGAGTCGCTGTCGTGCCAGGCGGGGCCCCCGTGTATCTCGAAGACCGTGGGCAGCGGGCCGCTCGTACCCGCCGGGCGCTGGACGAGGGCGTGGACGCGGCCGCCGGGACCCTCCACCCAGACGTCCTCGACCGGAACGGAGGCCGGGGCCCTCATGCCCGGGGGATCGAGGACGACACCGCCGTGCGTCGACCGGACCTGGGGCGGTTCCGCCGCCGACGACCACAGGTACTCGACGGAGTGGTCGGGCCGCGCGGTGGCGTCCGAGACCGAACCGGCAGGGGTCTCGATCCGCGTCAGCTCCCCGGCCCCCAGGTCGTAGTGCCACAGCTCGCCGCGTGCCTCGAAGCTGTGCACGACGAGGAGGGCGGAGCCGTCCGGGTACCACTCGGCGCTCACGTCTCCGGGCAGGTCCACCGCGAGCGCGGTCTGCTCGCCGCTGGCCACGTCCCAGATCATCGGCTCCCAGCGGCCGCGCCGCTGGTGACCCACGAGGAGGCGGGTGTCGCCGTCGACGGGCGGGAAGCCGAGGACCTCCAGGCCGAGCGCCTGCGTGCCGCCCTGCGTGTCGTCCAGCTCGGCCAGCACGGAGCCGTCCAGGCGCAGGACGCGCAGCGCGGAGTGCATGGCGTCCCCGTGCTCGGTGTGCTCCACGGCGAACAGCGTGCCGTCGTGCGAGAGGTCCCCGACGCCGGCCGACTCCCGGTGCCGGTAGACCTCCACGGGGGACTCGCCGGGACGGACGACATGGATCGTCGTGCCGTCCTCGTCGGTCGACCGGCCGATCACCGCGGTGCCGTCCCGGCCTATCGCGAGACCCGCGGGATACGACGCGGCGAGGCCGGGCAGGGCGGGCAGGTCCTCCCCGCCGGTGAACGGCTGCCGCATCCAGATGCCGAACTCGTCCCCGTCGGTGTCCGAGAACCACCAGACGGCCTCGCCGTCCGGCG
It encodes the following:
- a CDS encoding prolyl oligopeptidase family serine peptidase, which translates into the protein MNAADTTPGMPGMPDWEKRFRAPRVSLPDWAEHAPDRSLFVSNATGTYELYAWDRATGSQRQVTDRPNGTTEGVLAPDGEAVWWFSDTDGDEFGIWMRQPFTGGEDLPALPGLAASYPAGLAIGRDGTAVIGRSTDEDGTTIHVVRPGESPVEVYRHRESAGVGDLSHDGTLFAVEHTEHGDAMHSALRVLRLDGSVLAELDDTQGGTQALGLEVLGFPPVDGDTRLLVGHQRRGRWEPMIWDVASGEQTALAVDLPGDVSAEWYPDGSALLVVHSFEARGELWHYDLGAGELTRIETPAGSVSDATARPDHSVEYLWSSAAEPPQVRSTHGGVVLDPPGMRAPASVPVEDVWVEGPGGRVHALVQRPAGTSGPLPTVFEIHGGPAWHDSDSFTAGPAAWVDHGYAVVRVNYRGSTGYGREWTDALKHRVGLIELEDIAAVREWAVGSGLADPAKLVLAGGSWGGYLTLLGLGTQPDAWAVGLAAVPVADYVTAYHDEMEALKALDRTLLGGTPEEVPERFAASSPLTYVDAVEAPVYISAGVNDPRCPIRQIENFVDRLVARGAVHEVYRYDAGHGSLVVEERIKQVRMEIAFAERYLAAPGTPGPADAPPSAAVDVADGVAPERAGA
- a CDS encoding SigE family RNA polymerase sigma factor — its product is MAEVLDIARVVPIGGAVRPIRRPRPSGGMPVIAPVPAPQTTRLPAQRQGSDDVMAAGTTVDHLTETYRAHYRSLLGLAALLLDDTASCEDVVQEAFIRVHSARSRVREPEKTLAYLRQTVVNLSRSALRRRILGLKLLSKPMPDMASAEEGAYDQLERDALIKAMRGLQRRQREVLVLRYFADMTEAQVAETLGISLGSVKAYGSRGIAALRVAMEATV
- a CDS encoding SURF1 family protein, giving the protein MYRFLLTPRWWGINVFVLVAIPFCIFMGSWQLGRFEDRVDSHREAEQRPDPGQEKAAPLGELLPVDTETSGRQAIASGRYGDQFIVPGRKLDGKPGSYVLTLLRTDGGKTLPVVRGWLPQGGTAPEAPAGSVTVTGALQASESSGTDGAHTAGGLPAGQLGIISAASLVNLVPDDVYDAWVTLTEADGGLAPVPAAAPENSGLDLKAFQNLGYTGEWFVFAGFVLFMWFRLMRREAEAVRDRALGLDPDMS
- a CDS encoding aspartate-semialdehyde dehydrogenase yields the protein MSVRPAPGTPKPGLAVVGATGAVGAVMLRILSQHADVWGEIRLVASPRSAGRKLAVRGEECEVVALTEDVFDGIGVALFLVPAEVSARWAPVAVAKGAAVVDSSAAFRADPDVPLAVPEINPHAVRLRPRGIVASPHDTTLTLLPAVGALHAEFGLCDLVVSSYQAASGAGRDAVGALRAQLSLVAGTELGVAPGDVRRAVGEGLGPFDAPLALNVVPWTGAAPLGGGWSSDELALRSETRKILGLPGLRVAATCVRVPVLTGHSLAVHARFEREVTVERAHEILATSPGVVLCDDPEAGDFPTPADVVGTDPTWVGRVRRAPDDPTALDLFLCGDNLRKGAALNSAQIAEMIAAEPRG
- a CDS encoding aspartate kinase; this encodes MGLVVQKYGGSSVADAEGIKRVAKRIVDAKKNGHQVVVVVSAMGDTTDELIDLAEQVSPIPAGREFDMLLTAGERISMALLAMAIKNLGHEAQSFTGSQAGVITDSVHNKARIIDVTPGRIRTALDEGNIAIVAGFQGVSQDKKDITTLGRGGSDTTAVALAAALDAEVCEIYTDVDGVFTADPRVVKKAKKIDWISSEDMLELAASGSKVLLHRCVEYARRYNIPIHVRSSFSGLRGTWVSNEPRGDQKVEHAIISGVAHDVSEAKVTVVGVPDKPGEAAAIFRTIADAEINIDMVVQNVSAATTALTDISFTLPKTDGAKAMSALEKQKAAIGFDSLRYDDQIGKISLVGAGMKTNPGVTASFFEALSDAGVNIELISTSEIRISVVTRADDVNEAVRAVHTAFGLDSDSDEAVVYGGTGR